The Xiphophorus hellerii strain 12219 unplaced genomic scaffold, Xiphophorus_hellerii-4.1 PGA_scaffold_75__1_contigs__length_250000, whole genome shotgun sequence genome has a window encoding:
- the LOC116716620 gene encoding uncharacterized protein LOC116716620, whose protein sequence is MKLTFDFRRNTVLDPQQSSNILSVFPRFKDVKGLVEQDFVLMFGEDVSGKFLEKWTTTFKRKIIQQCRKLPTTSDLEELLLAADTPEDDTEVDDDMSWDNDLSSILLLLHLIPPSALGRKRPGKVSASQAEKHLVVFKKTGTNIQEHLDAITTSTQPYLLAVGRRKKVAHQFIILDKNAIACRSTSSLGAFDELFKAHYVFATTYNPMLCNMFTFIQTTVYNIDVGKVKESPRVAEIRARLLH, encoded by the exons atgaagcTCACATTTGACTTCCGGCGCAACACGGTCCTCGACCCCCAACAGTCAAGCAACATACTCTCTGTCTTTCCACGTTTCAAAGATGTCAAAGGCTtg GTGGAGCAGGATTTTGTCCTGATGTTTGGAGAAGACGTGTCTGGCAAGTTTCTGGAGAAATGGACGACCACCTTCAAGAGAAAGATCATCCAACAATGCAGAAAGCTTCCAACCACTAGTGATCTTG AAGAACTTCTCCTGGCAGCTGATACTCCTGAGGATGACACTGAAGTGGATGATGACATGA GTTGGGACAATGACCTCTCATCGATTTTGCTGCTGCTACACCTGATTCCCCCCTCTGCCTTGGGTCGTAAGAGACCAGGGAAGGTGTCTGCCTCCCAAGCAGAGAAGCATCTTGTGGTCTTCAAGAAG acagGAACCAACATCCAAGAACATCTTGATGCCATCACGACGAGCACACAACCCTATCTCCTGGCTGTGGGACGGAGGAAGAAAGTAGCTCACCAGTTCATCATCCTTGACAAAAATGCCATTGCTTGCAGGTCAACTTCCTCTCTTGGTGCTTTTGATGAACTGTTTAAGGCACATTACGTGTTTGCCACAACATACAACCCCATGCTGTGCAACATGTTTACGTTCATCCAGACCACTGTGTACAATATAGATGTAGGTAAAGTGAAAGAAAGTCCACGTGTGGCAGAAATTCGGGCTAGGTTGCTTCACTAG